The following are from one region of the Nocardia terpenica genome:
- a CDS encoding response regulator transcription factor has protein sequence MLVVDDQELVRGGLRRILRRRDGFAVTECADGDEVPAAVAAQRPDVVLMDLRMKRIGGIDATRALRAREDAPPVLVLTTFDDDQLLSGALRAGAAGFILKDSPAEDLIRAVRTVASGGSWLDPSVTGRVLSAYRSVRPAPMPQRNRLDELTAREFEVLRLIGRGRVNAEIASELGISEVTVKSHVGHVFGKLGLRDRAAAIVFAFDHGVVAPGESAP, from the coding sequence GTGCTGGTCGTCGACGATCAGGAACTGGTGCGCGGCGGCCTGCGCCGAATCCTGCGCCGCCGGGACGGTTTCGCCGTCACCGAATGCGCGGACGGCGACGAGGTGCCCGCCGCGGTGGCCGCCCAGCGCCCGGACGTGGTGCTGATGGATCTGCGGATGAAACGCATCGGCGGCATCGACGCCACCCGCGCGCTGCGGGCCCGCGAGGACGCGCCGCCGGTGCTGGTGCTCACCACCTTCGACGACGACCAGCTGCTGTCGGGGGCGCTGCGGGCGGGGGCGGCCGGGTTCATCCTCAAGGACTCCCCCGCCGAGGATCTGATCCGCGCGGTGCGCACCGTCGCCTCGGGCGGATCCTGGCTGGATCCGTCGGTGACCGGGCGGGTGCTGTCGGCCTACCGATCGGTGCGGCCCGCGCCCATGCCGCAGCGCAACCGGCTCGACGAGCTCACCGCGCGCGAATTCGAGGTGCTGCGGCTGATCGGGCGCGGGCGGGTCAACGCCGAGATCGCGTCCGAGTTGGGTATCTCGGAGGTAACCGTAAAGAGCCACGTAGGACACGTTTTCGGGAAGCTAGGGTTACGAGATCGTGCCGCGGCCATCGTCTTCGCGTTTGACCACGGCGTGGTCGCACCCGGAGAATCGGCTCCATAG
- a CDS encoding sensor histidine kinase: protein MEVTSTIERPNRFGRMVSVVHPKAVLTRLRDRSVEFAHDPAGTLRRRIEQLSYDYPPGVVWIADVAVVITATAAAAQRHSYFPTGLPFVAVALLVICYPLFFFFDVQPRPAVFGLAALASEALFLAQPVSPDVSVLVPTVMAGMIAAIAPKRISIFWSAAVIIEFLIFYAMDHVDRQLPIYVTSIVLGWMVGLMLQFQRRFLYQERETQEIRTAQAADEERRRIAREVHDVIAHSLSVTLLHLTAARHALQTDGDVDEAVDALTDAERLGRQAMADIRHTVGLLDQRPASITPEPGLDDIHGLVEDFVRAGLEVHYRLTGDPDVVSASTGLALYRISQESLANVAKHAPGARVTLGIAVTAADITVRVANTLPDGTPARRGRGMGISGMRQRAELLGGTLTAGPRDDGWQVDVRIPLAGKSTLVCPATGADDPLRLVRDAITTVTRKLQEGM from the coding sequence ATGGAGGTGACCAGCACCATCGAGCGGCCGAACCGGTTCGGGCGGATGGTCTCGGTCGTCCATCCGAAGGCCGTGCTCACGCGGCTGCGGGACCGGTCGGTGGAATTCGCCCACGATCCGGCGGGCACGCTGCGCCGTCGCATCGAGCAGCTGTCCTATGACTATCCGCCCGGCGTGGTCTGGATCGCCGATGTCGCGGTGGTCATCACGGCGACCGCGGCGGCGGCGCAGCGACACAGCTATTTTCCGACCGGGCTGCCGTTCGTGGCGGTAGCGCTGCTGGTGATCTGCTATCCGCTGTTCTTCTTTTTCGATGTGCAGCCGCGACCGGCGGTGTTCGGCCTCGCGGCACTGGCCTCGGAGGCGCTGTTCCTCGCCCAGCCGGTCTCCCCCGACGTTTCGGTGCTGGTGCCGACGGTCATGGCGGGCATGATCGCCGCGATCGCGCCCAAGCGGATCAGCATCTTCTGGTCCGCGGCGGTCATCATCGAGTTCCTGATCTTCTATGCGATGGACCATGTGGACCGGCAGTTGCCGATCTATGTGACATCCATCGTGCTGGGTTGGATGGTCGGGCTGATGCTGCAGTTCCAGCGCCGGTTCCTGTATCAGGAGCGGGAGACCCAGGAGATCCGCACCGCCCAGGCCGCCGACGAGGAGCGCCGCCGCATCGCCCGCGAGGTGCACGATGTGATCGCGCATTCGCTGAGCGTGACGCTGCTGCACCTGACCGCCGCCCGGCACGCGCTGCAGACCGACGGCGATGTGGACGAGGCCGTCGACGCGCTCACCGACGCCGAGCGGCTGGGGCGTCAGGCGATGGCCGACATCCGGCACACGGTCGGCCTGCTGGATCAGCGCCCGGCCAGCATCACCCCGGAACCGGGTCTCGACGACATTCACGGCCTGGTCGAGGATTTCGTGCGGGCCGGGCTCGAGGTCCACTACCGGCTCACCGGTGATCCCGATGTGGTCTCGGCCAGTACGGGTTTGGCGCTGTACCGGATCAGCCAGGAGTCGCTGGCCAATGTCGCCAAGCACGCGCCGGGCGCGCGGGTCACCCTCGGCATCGCCGTGACCGCCGCCGATATCACTGTGCGCGTGGCCAATACGCTGCCCGACGGCACACCGGCGCGGCGCGGGCGCGGCATGGGGATCTCCGGGATGCGGCAGCGGGCCGAGTTGCTCGGCGGCACGCTGACCGCCGGGCCCCGCGACGACGGCTGGCAGGTGGACGTCCGTATCCCGCTGGCCGGCAAGTCGACGCTGGTCTGTCCCGCCACCGGCGCGGACGATCCGCTGCGGCTGGTGCGCGACGCCATCACGACGGTGACCCGGAAACTTCAGGAGGGCATGTGA
- a CDS encoding ABC transporter ATP-binding protein: MLELTDVVKEYRVGGQRVCALDGVSLRIEAGEFTAIIGPSGSGKSTLLHLLGALDSPDSGSIAFRGEEIGALDDDRQSEFRRHRVGFVFQFFNLLPTLSAWENVAVPKLLDGTGLRRAKPRALELLDRVGLGDRADHRPAELSGGQMQRVAVARALIMDPPLILADEPTGNLDSKTGAAILDLLGDITTSGNSVVMVTHDMTAAHYCDRVVTLRDGRIGSITAGEHARDRAGVSDVVPAGDERAGVGA, from the coding sequence ATGCTGGAACTGACCGATGTCGTCAAGGAGTACCGCGTGGGCGGGCAACGGGTATGCGCCCTCGATGGGGTGAGCCTGCGCATCGAGGCCGGTGAGTTCACCGCCATCATCGGCCCGTCCGGGTCGGGGAAGAGCACGCTGCTGCACCTGCTGGGCGCGCTGGACTCGCCGGACTCCGGGTCGATCGCCTTCCGCGGTGAGGAGATCGGCGCCCTCGATGACGACCGGCAGTCCGAATTCCGGCGGCACCGGGTGGGTTTCGTGTTCCAGTTCTTCAACCTGCTGCCTACCTTGTCGGCCTGGGAGAACGTCGCCGTCCCGAAGCTGCTGGACGGCACCGGATTACGCCGGGCCAAGCCCCGCGCGCTGGAACTGCTGGACCGCGTCGGCCTCGGCGACCGCGCCGACCACCGCCCCGCGGAGCTGTCCGGCGGCCAGATGCAACGCGTGGCCGTCGCCCGCGCCCTCATCATGGACCCGCCCCTGATCCTCGCCGACGAACCCACCGGCAATCTCGACTCCAAGACCGGCGCCGCCATCCTGGACCTCCTCGGTGACATCACCACCTCCGGCAACTCGGTCGTCATGGTCACCCACGACATGACCGCCGCCCACTACTGCGACCGCGTGGTCACGCTGCGCGACGGCCGGATCGGCTCGATCACCGCGGGGGAGCATGCGCGCGATCGCGCCGGTGTGTCGGATGTCGTGCCCGCCGGTGACGAGCGAGCCGGGGTGGGCGCGTGA